Proteins from one Candidatus Desulfovibrio trichonymphae genomic window:
- a CDS encoding DUF3387 domain-containing protein, with product MSGHNLMQAIARVNRVYRDKEGGLVVDYVGIAGALKQAMNDYTNRDKKNFGDPDIGKTALPKFIEKLEVCRGLMHGYDYSIFANGTDFQRAKAISGGLNFLSSPDKEQKKQAFIKEAMLLRQALSLCRSLANVEQRMEAAYFEAVRTLLTRITGPGKPLSLKEINAAINELLKQSIQSEGVINLFADVGTGFSLFDPKFLEEISKIKERNLAVELLKKLIAEQVSLYRRTNLVKSEKFSEMLSRAMKAYLNGMLTNEEVIAELIKMAKDMAAANAEGEAMGLSPEESAFYDALTKPQAIKDYYQNQNEHLVALTKELTELLQKSRTIDWQRKESARADMRRIVKRLLRKYKYPPEGSVNVKCGLMGHLRFNKNTC from the coding sequence ATGTCCGGGCACAATCTCATGCAGGCCATCGCCCGCGTGAACCGCGTTTACAGGGATAAGGAAGGCGGTCTGGTCGTGGATTATGTCGGCATTGCGGGCGCTCTCAAACAGGCAATGAACGATTATACCAACCGGGACAAAAAGAATTTTGGCGATCCTGACATCGGAAAAACCGCATTGCCGAAATTTATTGAAAAATTGGAAGTCTGCCGTGGACTGATGCACGGCTATGATTATTCCATATTCGCAAACGGTACAGATTTCCAGCGGGCAAAAGCAATCAGCGGCGGGTTGAACTTTTTATCTTCCCCAGACAAGGAGCAAAAGAAGCAGGCATTTATCAAGGAGGCTATGCTGCTGCGGCAGGCACTTTCTCTTTGCCGCAGTCTGGCAAATGTTGAGCAACGCATGGAGGCCGCGTACTTTGAAGCAGTCAGAACATTACTGACCCGTATCACCGGCCCGGGCAAGCCGCTTTCTTTGAAAGAGATCAATGCGGCTATCAATGAATTGCTTAAGCAGAGCATTCAGAGCGAAGGGGTAATCAACCTTTTTGCTGATGTGGGAACCGGCTTTTCCCTCTTTGACCCCAAGTTTCTGGAAGAAATATCTAAGATTAAAGAGCGCAATCTTGCCGTTGAACTTTTGAAAAAACTGATTGCGGAACAGGTGTCGCTCTACCGGCGCACAAATCTTGTCAAATCGGAAAAATTTTCTGAAATGCTTTCCCGCGCTATGAAGGCCTACCTCAACGGGATGCTCACCAATGAGGAAGTTATTGCTGAACTGATCAAAATGGCGAAGGACATGGCCGCCGCGAACGCTGAAGGCGAAGCAATGGGGCTTTCGCCGGAAGAATCGGCTTTCTATGATGCCCTGACAAAACCGCAAGCGATCAAAGACTATTATCAAAACCAGAATGAACACCTTGTCGCCTTGACGAAGGAACTGACAGAACTGCTGCAAAAAAGCAGGACTATTGACTGGCAAAGAAAAGAATCCGCCCGCGCTGATATGCGGCGCATAGTGAAACGATTGCTCAGAAAATATAAGTACCCGCCGGAAGGCTCGGTCAATGTGAAATGTGGATTGATGGGGCATCTGAGATTTAACAAAAATACCTGCTAA
- a CDS encoding HsdM family class I SAM-dependent methyltransferase, with translation MAEQNTAEIGFEKQIWDAACILRGNLDAAEYKQVVLGLIFLKYIAERIFFVPPSGRWNIIAGKAHSPEIGTVIDDARAIEKENQRLKDILPKNFARPELDKRRLGDVVDLFTNIQMAEHGDSKDILGRAYEYCLARFAEQEGKRAGEFYTPACVVRTLVEVLKPYNGRVYDPCCGSGGMFVQSAKFVENHQGNINADTGRVTIGTARIIRDSLPNATYIGFTGTPISSKDRSTIEVFGDYIDVYDMTQAVEDGATRPVYYESRVIHLKLDAEILKLIDAEYDVMAQNAEPYAIEKSKKELGQMESILGAPQTIGALCEDIVAHYENGRQHELTDKALIVAYSRPVAVKIYHKLLELRPAWTEKVGVVMTSGNDDPEEWRPIIGNRRHRDAMAKKFKDNDDPLKIAIVVDMWLTGFDVPSLATMYVTSPCPGTISCRPSPA, from the coding sequence ATGGCGGAACAGAACACAGCCGAGATCGGTTTTGAAAAACAGATATGGGATGCCGCCTGTATCCTGCGCGGCAATCTTGATGCGGCGGAATACAAGCAGGTTGTTCTTGGCCTGATCTTTCTGAAATACATTGCAGAACGGATTTTTTTCGTTCCTCCCTCCGGCCGATGGAATATTATCGCCGGAAAGGCACATTCTCCAGAAATAGGCACGGTCATTGACGATGCGCGGGCCATAGAAAAAGAAAATCAGCGGCTCAAAGACATCCTCCCCAAAAACTTCGCCCGCCCGGAACTGGACAAACGGCGTCTTGGTGATGTGGTTGATCTGTTCACCAATATTCAGATGGCGGAACATGGAGACAGTAAAGATATTCTGGGGCGCGCCTACGAATATTGCCTTGCCCGCTTTGCTGAACAAGAGGGCAAGCGGGCCGGAGAATTTTATACGCCTGCCTGCGTGGTGCGTACTCTGGTTGAGGTGTTGAAGCCGTACAACGGCAGAGTTTATGACCCATGCTGCGGCAGCGGCGGCATGTTCGTGCAGTCCGCAAAATTTGTTGAAAACCATCAGGGCAACATTAACGCCGATACCGGGCGCGTCACCATCGGCACAGCCCGCATTATCCGGGACAGCCTGCCCAATGCCACATACATAGGTTTTACCGGTACTCCGATTTCCTCCAAAGACCGCAGCACCATTGAAGTGTTCGGCGACTATATTGACGTTTACGACATGACGCAGGCGGTGGAAGACGGCGCAACCCGCCCGGTCTATTACGAAAGCCGCGTTATCCATCTGAAACTTGATGCCGAAATTCTGAAGCTGATTGACGCCGAATATGATGTCATGGCCCAGAATGCGGAGCCGTATGCCATAGAAAAGAGCAAGAAAGAACTCGGGCAGATGGAAAGCATCCTCGGCGCTCCGCAGACGATAGGCGCACTGTGCGAAGACATTGTGGCGCACTATGAAAACGGGCGTCAGCATGAATTGACCGATAAAGCCCTGATTGTCGCCTATTCTCGCCCTGTCGCCGTGAAAATTTATCACAAACTTCTGGAACTGCGCCCGGCATGGACTGAGAAAGTCGGAGTAGTGATGACCTCCGGCAATGACGATCCCGAAGAATGGCGTCCTATTATCGGCAACAGGCGGCATCGTGACGCGATGGCGAAAAAATTCAAGGATAATGACGATCCGCTGAAAATAGCCATTGTCGTGGATATGTGGCTGACCGGCTTTGACGTACCCTCCCTGGCGACAATGTATGTCACAAGCCCATGTCCGGGCACAATCTCATGCAGGCCATCGCCCGCGTGA
- the ilvD gene encoding dihydroxy-acid dehydratase: MNDERSRKMKDGLEKAPHRSLLYALGLTRAEINRPLVGVVNAASEVVPGHMHLDALASAVKAGVRMSGGTPLEFPAIAVCDGLAMNHEGMRFSLPSREYITDSIEIMARAHAFDALVFIPNCDKCVPGMLMAMLRLNMPSILISGGPMLPGRLNPHTQGDLITVFEAVGRVRVGSMSEEELEHLAERACPGCGACAGMFTANSMNCLAETIGVALPGNGVVPAVSAARVRLAKTAGIKVMHLLERNIRPRDIVTNKAVANAVAVDMALGCSTNTVLHLPAIFGEAGLNISLEIFDEISRNSPNLCKLSPAGKHFMVDLDNAGGIPAVISELDKLGLIHKDCLTVTGATVGENLKVLNARILDPEVIRPVDQAYSRQGGIAILRGSLAPDGAVVKQSAVTQEMMRRDVRARVFDSEQDAMTAILDGKIQPGDGVVIRYEGPRGGPGMREMLSPTAAITGMGLGKDVALLTDGRFSGGTNGAAIGHISPEAAAGGVIALVREGDMIHIDIPCRKLDLLVNEAELERRRAGLAVPQKECPYPVLRRYARQVSSAATGACYSVNAAQ, encoded by the coding sequence ATGAATGACGAACGCAGCCGGAAGATGAAAGATGGTCTGGAAAAAGCCCCGCACCGTTCCTTGTTGTACGCGCTGGGCCTGACCAGGGCAGAAATAAACCGTCCCCTTGTGGGCGTGGTCAACGCCGCGAGTGAAGTGGTTCCCGGCCATATGCATCTCGACGCGCTGGCGTCAGCCGTCAAGGCAGGCGTGCGCATGTCCGGCGGCACTCCGCTGGAATTTCCGGCCATTGCCGTCTGCGACGGCCTTGCCATGAATCACGAAGGCATGCGCTTTTCACTGCCGTCGCGGGAATATATCACTGACTCCATTGAAATCATGGCGCGTGCGCACGCCTTTGATGCGCTTGTTTTTATTCCAAATTGCGATAAATGCGTCCCCGGCATGCTCATGGCCATGCTGCGCCTCAATATGCCGTCTATTTTGATTTCAGGCGGCCCCATGCTGCCCGGCAGACTGAACCCGCACACTCAGGGTGATCTGATCACCGTTTTTGAAGCGGTGGGCCGTGTGCGTGTCGGCAGCATGAGTGAGGAAGAACTGGAACACTTGGCAGAGAGAGCCTGCCCGGGGTGCGGCGCTTGCGCGGGAATGTTTACGGCCAATTCCATGAATTGCCTCGCCGAAACAATCGGCGTGGCCCTGCCCGGCAACGGCGTTGTTCCCGCGGTGAGCGCGGCGCGCGTGCGTCTGGCAAAAACAGCAGGGATAAAGGTGATGCATCTGCTTGAACGCAATATCCGCCCCCGTGACATCGTGACGAACAAAGCCGTTGCCAACGCCGTCGCTGTGGATATGGCGCTGGGCTGTTCCACCAACACGGTGCTGCATCTGCCGGCAATTTTCGGCGAGGCGGGACTGAACATTTCTCTGGAAATCTTTGATGAAATAAGCCGCAACAGCCCTAATCTCTGCAAACTTTCCCCTGCGGGCAAGCATTTTATGGTGGATCTGGACAATGCCGGAGGTATCCCGGCTGTTATAAGTGAACTCGACAAGCTCGGCCTGATACATAAAGACTGCCTGACAGTCACCGGCGCGACTGTGGGTGAAAATTTGAAGGTTCTGAACGCCCGCATTCTGGATCCGGAAGTTATCCGGCCTGTTGATCAGGCGTATTCAAGGCAGGGAGGCATAGCCATTTTACGGGGCTCTCTTGCGCCTGACGGGGCTGTGGTCAAACAGTCGGCCGTGACGCAGGAAATGATGCGCCGCGATGTGCGCGCGAGGGTTTTTGATTCCGAGCAGGACGCCATGACCGCCATACTGGACGGCAAGATTCAGCCGGGAGACGGAGTGGTGATACGCTACGAAGGGCCGCGCGGCGGACCTGGCATGCGTGAAATGCTTTCGCCCACAGCGGCCATTACCGGCATGGGGCTCGGCAAAGATGTGGCGCTGCTCACAGACGGGCGTTTTTCCGGCGGCACCAACGGCGCGGCTATAGGCCATATCTCTCCGGAAGCGGCGGCGGGCGGCGTGATTGCCCTTGTGCGGGAGGGGGATATGATACATATTGACATACCGTGCCGCAAACTTGATCTGCTTGTGAATGAAGCCGAACTTGAGCGGCGCAGGGCTGGCCTTGCCGTTCCGCAAAAAGAATGTCCCTACCCAGTGCTCCGGCGTTACGCCCGTCAGGTCAGTTCAGCGGCGACAGGCGCGTGTTACAGTGTGAACGCTGCGCAGTAA
- a CDS encoding glutamine--tRNA ligase/YqeY domain fusion protein → MSKNGNDKNGTPGRPGVDFIRARIQDDNASGRFGGRVHTRFPPEPNGCLHLGHAKSICLNFGVAGEFGGKCNLRFDDTNPAKEETEYVDSIREDVRWLGGDWQEREFYASDYFEQLYAYAEQLIRMGKAYVDDLSADEIREYRGTLTEPGRESPWRSRSMEENLDLFRRMRAGEFSDGARVLRAKIDMASSNPAMRDPTLYRIRHAEHHRTGKTWCIYPLYDYTHCLSDSLEGITHSLCTLEFANNRELYDWVLDALNVYHPQQIEFARLNLTCTVLSKRRLIQLVESGCVSGWDDPRMPTLSGLRRRGVPPEALREFCARVGLARVNSTVEVAMLEFCIREYLNDHAPRVMAVLDPVKVIIENYPKGQVETFEMPYHPEDAAFGSRNVPFSRELYIERDDFRANPPRKYHRLAPDAEVRLRYAYLITCREAVLDETGKVRELRCMYDPQSRGGRSPDGRRVKGTIHWVSAAHALPATMRLYEQLFAVANPGEAPEEGTFLDNVTPDSLRCTRGWMEPALADACVGDRVQFERLGYFCKDRESTAEMPVFNRTVTLRDSWAKLEKREG, encoded by the coding sequence ATGTCAAAAAACGGCAACGACAAGAACGGGACGCCGGGCAGGCCCGGTGTGGATTTTATCCGCGCGAGAATTCAGGACGACAACGCCTCGGGCCGTTTCGGCGGCCGTGTGCACACGCGTTTTCCGCCGGAGCCGAACGGCTGTCTGCATCTGGGACACGCAAAGTCCATCTGTCTCAATTTCGGCGTGGCCGGCGAGTTCGGCGGCAAGTGCAATTTGCGTTTTGACGACACCAACCCCGCAAAGGAAGAAACCGAGTATGTTGACTCCATCCGTGAGGATGTGCGCTGGCTCGGCGGGGACTGGCAGGAACGGGAATTTTACGCTTCCGACTATTTCGAGCAGTTGTACGCATATGCCGAGCAACTGATCCGCATGGGCAAGGCCTATGTGGACGATCTGTCCGCTGATGAAATACGCGAATACCGCGGCACATTGACGGAGCCAGGCCGTGAAAGCCCGTGGCGCAGCCGGAGCATGGAAGAGAATCTGGATCTTTTTCGACGAATGCGCGCCGGAGAATTTTCGGACGGAGCGCGGGTGCTGCGAGCCAAAATTGACATGGCTTCATCCAATCCGGCGATGCGCGATCCCACACTCTATCGCATCCGCCATGCGGAACACCACCGCACCGGCAAAACATGGTGCATATACCCGCTCTACGATTATACACACTGTCTGTCCGATTCGCTGGAAGGCATCACACATTCGCTCTGCACGCTGGAGTTCGCAAATAATCGAGAATTGTACGACTGGGTGCTGGACGCACTGAACGTGTATCACCCGCAGCAGATAGAGTTTGCCCGCCTGAATCTGACCTGTACCGTGCTCTCCAAACGCAGGCTAATTCAGCTTGTGGAGAGCGGGTGCGTCAGCGGCTGGGACGACCCGCGTATGCCCACCCTGAGCGGTCTACGCAGGCGCGGCGTGCCGCCGGAAGCGCTGCGCGAATTTTGCGCGCGCGTCGGCCTTGCCCGCGTAAATTCCACAGTTGAAGTCGCCATGCTGGAATTCTGCATACGCGAATATCTGAACGACCATGCCCCGCGCGTCATGGCTGTGCTTGACCCAGTCAAGGTGATCATTGAAAATTATCCGAAAGGCCAAGTGGAGACTTTTGAAATGCCCTATCACCCGGAAGACGCTGCTTTCGGCTCCCGCAACGTGCCGTTTTCGCGTGAACTGTATATTGAACGGGACGACTTCCGCGCAAATCCGCCCAGAAAATACCACAGGCTCGCGCCAGACGCCGAAGTGCGCCTGCGTTACGCCTACCTGATCACTTGCAGGGAAGCCGTGCTGGATGAGACTGGCAAAGTAAGGGAACTGCGTTGCATGTACGACCCGCAAAGCAGAGGAGGCCGCAGTCCGGACGGCCGACGAGTCAAAGGCACCATCCACTGGGTTTCGGCGGCGCACGCCCTGCCTGCGACCATGCGTCTGTATGAGCAGTTATTTGCGGTTGCGAATCCGGGCGAGGCGCCTGAGGAAGGAACGTTTCTGGACAATGTCACTCCTGATTCGCTGCGCTGCACGCGAGGATGGATGGAACCGGCACTGGCCGACGCGTGCGTGGGGGACCGTGTCCAGTTTGAACGTCTGGGCTATTTCTGCAAAGACAGGGAAAGCACCGCCGAAATGCCGGTTTTTAATCGCACGGTCACACTGCGTGACTCTTGGGCCAAGCTGGAGAAAAGGGAAGGATAA
- a CDS encoding dephospho-CoA kinase produces MNDIELLITEKTVGQRLDRVLRDAVPELSRAALQKAVLAGLCLIDGLVMTRPAARTRFGQRVSLRLPAAHKILTAEKRRVEILWQDEYLLVCNKPAGLTVHPCPSCPDNTLVQRLLGHFPQLTRLGGSRPGIVHRLDKDTSGLLLAALDEPTRLALSDAFARRKVYKEYLAIVSGMPSSEGQCLEPLGRHPTIRIKMSVLPQAHGGKPAQTTWKRLWSAPDQSVSLLTVCIHTGRTHQIRVHLSHLGHPLLGDALYAPKNIRARASRQMLHAWRLSFTHPQTDKKMRFVCPLPEDMIQIALAACRRIQRIVVVGNPGSGKSTFVRYLANTGLPVISADAIVADLYASGGEVAEWVGQRCGNLQLTAAGAVDKTALFAAMRADTVLRHDIEQMVHGLVRVALDAFWKKQENAGFFAAVAEVPLYFECGWQGAFRPAPLTIGVHCPTAQRMHRTMTERGWSEDKAAALESWQWPEACKEAVCDMMVDNSGSLGELALSAEKTLQDIERRRMAMEQQQRRLLEDACR; encoded by the coding sequence TTGAACGACATTGAGCTTTTGATCACCGAGAAAACGGTTGGGCAGCGGCTGGATCGTGTTTTGCGGGACGCCGTGCCTGAACTGTCACGGGCGGCACTGCAAAAAGCCGTGCTTGCCGGATTGTGCCTTATCGATGGCCTTGTCATGACACGCCCCGCTGCCCGGACACGATTCGGTCAGCGCGTGTCGTTACGCCTCCCTGCGGCGCACAAGATACTGACTGCTGAAAAGCGCCGGGTAGAAATACTCTGGCAAGATGAGTATCTGCTTGTCTGCAACAAACCTGCAGGCCTGACTGTGCATCCCTGCCCATCCTGTCCGGACAACACGCTGGTGCAACGCCTGCTTGGGCATTTCCCGCAACTTACCCGACTTGGGGGATCACGCCCGGGCATTGTGCATCGGCTGGACAAAGACACAAGCGGTCTTTTGCTGGCTGCTCTTGACGAACCCACGCGTCTTGCCCTGAGTGATGCTTTTGCCCGACGCAAGGTCTACAAGGAATATCTGGCCATTGTAAGCGGCATGCCGTCGTCCGAAGGGCAGTGTCTGGAGCCGCTGGGACGGCACCCGACAATCAGGATCAAGATGTCGGTGCTTCCACAGGCGCATGGCGGCAAACCTGCACAAACAACCTGGAAACGACTCTGGAGCGCTCCTGATCAAAGCGTCTCCCTGCTGACAGTGTGCATTCACACAGGCCGCACACACCAAATTCGCGTACATCTGTCCCATCTGGGGCATCCTTTGCTGGGTGACGCATTGTATGCGCCCAAAAATATACGGGCGCGCGCGTCGCGCCAGATGCTGCACGCCTGGCGTCTGTCCTTCACACACCCGCAGACAGACAAAAAAATGCGTTTTGTCTGCCCGTTGCCGGAGGACATGATACAGATCGCCCTTGCCGCCTGCCGCCGTATACAGCGTATAGTGGTTGTCGGCAATCCCGGCAGCGGCAAATCCACATTTGTTCGGTATCTGGCAAATACGGGGCTTCCCGTGATCAGCGCCGACGCCATTGTGGCGGATTTATACGCGTCTGGAGGCGAAGTTGCCGAGTGGGTGGGGCAGCGATGCGGCAACCTGCAGTTGACAGCGGCCGGCGCTGTGGACAAGACGGCGCTGTTCGCCGCCATGCGCGCGGACACAGTGCTACGTCACGACATTGAGCAGATGGTGCACGGCCTGGTACGCGTTGCCCTTGATGCATTCTGGAAAAAGCAGGAAAATGCAGGTTTTTTTGCGGCAGTGGCGGAAGTGCCTCTCTATTTTGAATGCGGCTGGCAAGGCGCCTTCCGTCCTGCGCCGCTGACAATAGGTGTGCACTGCCCGACGGCACAACGTATGCATCGCACCATGACAGAACGCGGATGGAGTGAAGACAAGGCGGCGGCGCTGGAATCCTGGCAATGGCCTGAAGCCTGCAAAGAGGCCGTCTGTGACATGATGGTGGACAACAGTGGTTCGCTGGGAGAACTGGCGCTGTCCGCAGAGAAAACTTTGCAAGATATTGAGCGGCGTCGCATGGCAATGGAGCAGCAGCAACGGCGTCTGCTGGAAGATGCTTGCCGCTGA
- a CDS encoding NlpC/P60 family N-terminal domain-containing protein codes for MPKKFQVKNALPDTHIDSLTAMEWNQVRPASRRVSHAGLMLFCLFMLVSCGGRLKTPVSAPALTAWMGTVDDIRRFPQDLNVYAAIAGFDKELISRAVQADLDARFNQIFFSAWDMRNASMHRNDVAVIFRTARGYRQAGVPWLQAEWDSLKRNAHLRNFPSRREHAITLRKTDLREMPTHEPRFSKATFDPGTDPFDHFQYSELPPGTPLLITHTTLDGRWHFVECPVAGGWVDADDVAFVDDRFKLLYRNGAYTALVRDNVRLPGSLANIGTVLPLSGKNAGGGLRVLFPVKGSEGAARISEVSLVRGEAVVKPLPLTAGNAANVGNVMMGQRYGWGGMFGARDCSALTREIFTPFGIWLPRNSGAQARTGLVISLKELSLPEKEAAVLAHGVPFLSLVGLRGHVALYVGEYKGRPAIFHNIWGVRVVDGKNDNSRLVIGRAVVTSVTPGMELKNLYRTTTFGDRLRTLSTPADARF; via the coding sequence ATGCCAAAAAAATTTCAGGTAAAGAACGCATTGCCGGATACGCATATTGATTCTTTGACCGCCATGGAGTGGAACCAGGTACGGCCGGCTTCACGCCGCGTTTCACACGCCGGCTTGATGCTGTTTTGCCTGTTCATGCTCGTGTCCTGCGGAGGCAGACTAAAGACTCCAGTTTCTGCGCCGGCATTGACTGCATGGATGGGGACAGTGGACGACATACGCCGTTTTCCACAGGATTTAAATGTCTACGCTGCCATTGCAGGTTTTGATAAGGAGTTGATCAGCCGGGCAGTACAGGCAGATCTGGACGCACGCTTCAACCAGATATTTTTCAGCGCCTGGGACATGCGAAACGCTTCCATGCACAGGAACGACGTGGCCGTCATATTCCGCACGGCTCGTGGATACAGGCAAGCCGGCGTTCCGTGGCTGCAGGCAGAATGGGACAGCCTCAAGCGTAATGCACATTTGCGGAATTTTCCGTCGCGTCGGGAACATGCAATCACACTGCGAAAAACAGACTTGCGTGAAATGCCCACACATGAGCCTCGTTTTTCAAAAGCAACGTTTGATCCCGGAACAGATCCGTTTGACCATTTCCAGTATTCGGAACTGCCGCCGGGAACGCCGCTTCTCATCACGCACACGACGCTCGACGGACGTTGGCATTTCGTGGAATGCCCGGTTGCGGGCGGCTGGGTGGATGCGGATGACGTGGCGTTTGTGGACGACCGCTTTAAACTGCTCTACCGCAATGGCGCTTATACGGCTTTGGTGCGGGACAATGTGCGTTTGCCCGGTTCTCTGGCCAACATCGGCACGGTACTGCCTTTGTCCGGAAAAAATGCCGGCGGCGGTTTGCGCGTGTTGTTTCCCGTCAAAGGATCAGAGGGCGCGGCGCGGATAAGCGAAGTATCCCTCGTTCGCGGCGAAGCCGTGGTGAAGCCGTTGCCGTTGACTGCCGGCAATGCGGCTAATGTGGGCAATGTCATGATGGGCCAGCGCTACGGCTGGGGCGGCATGTTCGGAGCCAGGGACTGTTCTGCCCTGACCCGTGAAATTTTTACACCGTTCGGCATCTGGCTGCCGCGCAATTCCGGTGCACAGGCGCGCACAGGTCTTGTCATCTCACTGAAAGAACTGAGCCTTCCGGAAAAAGAAGCAGCTGTTCTGGCACATGGCGTGCCTTTTTTAAGCCTGGTTGGTCTGCGTGGTCACGTTGCTCTCTATGTCGGGGAATATAAAGGACGTCCCGCCATTTTTCACAATATATGGGGCGTGCGCGTTGTTGACGGCAAAAACGACAACAGCCGTCTTGTCATCGGGCGGGCTGTTGTGACATCTGTCACGCCCGGGATGGAACTGAAAAATTTGTACCGGACGACGACCTTCGGCGATCGTCTCCGTACCTTGTCTACGCCTGCGGACGCACGTTTTTGA
- a CDS encoding UxaA family hydrolase: MSIDFVVHEEADGVGVVVVEGIKAGQDCTGWIMQEDRTVACKVLDDIPIGHKVALRDFVVGDTVIKYNTDIGRAVASIKKGGHLHVHNVKTKRW, translated from the coding sequence ATGTCCATTGATTTCGTTGTGCATGAAGAAGCCGATGGGGTCGGAGTTGTGGTGGTGGAAGGCATCAAGGCGGGACAGGATTGCACAGGCTGGATTATGCAGGAGGACAGAACTGTTGCCTGCAAGGTGCTTGATGATATTCCTATCGGGCACAAGGTGGCTCTGAGAGATTTTGTCGTCGGAGATACTGTGATCAAGTACAACACGGATATCGGCAGGGCTGTGGCATCCATTAAAAAGGGCGGGCATCTGCATGTGCACAATGTAAAAACAAAGAGGTGGTAG
- a CDS encoding UxaA family hydrolase, which yields MQTTFYGYRRDNGRVGIRNHVVILPLDDLSNAACEAVANNIKGTMALPHAYGRLQFGEDLDLHFRTVIGTGCNPNVAAVVVIGIEPVWTQRIVDGIAETGKPVAGFGIEKHGDLETIMLASKKVKEFVHYATELQRVKCKVNELWVSCKCGESDTTSGIASNPTVGNAFDKLWEAGATTIFGETTEITGGEHLVMDRCVNKEVRAKFKFFFDRYAKVVDEHKVDDLCDSQPTKGNIEGGLTTIEEKALGNVQKIGRKAPVIGCLDKAEAPTGPGLWFMDSSSAAAEMVTLVAAAGFVVHFFPTGQGNIIGNPILPVIKLSANPRTVRTMNEHIDVDVSGILRRELNLDQAGDKLLEMMFRTCNGRNTSAETLGHREFIMTKLYESA from the coding sequence ATGCAAACAACATTTTATGGCTATCGCCGCGACAATGGTCGGGTCGGCATTCGCAATCATGTCGTCATCCTGCCGCTTGACGATCTTTCCAACGCCGCCTGCGAGGCTGTGGCCAACAACATCAAGGGTACGATGGCTCTGCCGCACGCCTATGGCCGTCTGCAGTTCGGCGAAGATCTTGATCTGCATTTCCGCACAGTTATCGGCACAGGCTGCAACCCCAATGTGGCCGCTGTTGTGGTTATCGGCATTGAGCCGGTCTGGACGCAGCGCATTGTGGACGGCATTGCCGAAACCGGCAAGCCGGTCGCCGGATTCGGGATTGAAAAACACGGCGATCTGGAAACAATTATGCTTGCGTCCAAAAAAGTCAAAGAATTTGTTCACTATGCCACAGAGCTGCAGCGTGTGAAATGCAAGGTCAACGAACTGTGGGTCTCGTGCAAATGCGGTGAATCAGACACAACTTCCGGCATCGCCTCCAACCCCACTGTGGGCAACGCATTTGACAAATTGTGGGAAGCCGGCGCGACAACGATATTTGGCGAAACCACAGAGATCACCGGGGGCGAGCACCTTGTCATGGACAGGTGCGTCAATAAGGAAGTGCGGGCCAAGTTCAAGTTTTTCTTTGACCGTTATGCCAAGGTTGTGGATGAGCATAAAGTTGATGATCTTTGTGACTCTCAGCCGACCAAGGGCAATATTGAGGGCGGCCTGACAACCATTGAGGAAAAAGCGCTGGGCAATGTTCAGAAAATAGGCCGCAAAGCGCCGGTCATCGGTTGCCTTGACAAGGCTGAAGCCCCAACCGGGCCAGGGTTGTGGTTCATGGATTCTTCTTCCGCCGCAGCGGAAATGGTGACGCTTGTTGCGGCAGCTGGCTTTGTTGTCCATTTCTTCCCGACAGGTCAGGGCAACATTATCGGCAATCCCATTCTGCCGGTGATCAAGCTTTCAGCCAACCCGCGCACTGTCCGCACAATGAACGAACATATTGACGTGGATGTTTCAGGCATTCTGCGCCGCGAGCTCAATCTTGATCAGGCCGGCGACAAACTGCTTGAAATGATGTTCCGCACCTGCAACGGGCGGAATACTTCGGCTGAAACACTGGGACACAGGGAATTCATCATGACGAAATTGTATGAAAGCGCCTAG